A single window of Flavobacterium sp. 140616W15 DNA harbors:
- a CDS encoding DUF4198 domain-containing protein, which translates to MKLTPLKTLVVLLTVLLSPQLFAHALWIETKATGTKGKPQEISIYFGEFSDNDITPAAKWFSDLKDFSLTLISPSKKEIKLTPTALDKKYQAFFTPDEDGVYTVVMQHTVKDVYGTMKLDYNSSATVVVGNKTAGNTAEANKNTIRLFSENANVAKKNTKITGIASYDGVAAKKQKIKVIAPNGWEKELYTDEKGQFEFTPIWSGQYMVEFAHTEKSGGEHNGKKYDEIWKMATYSIEVK; encoded by the coding sequence ATGAAATTAACACCCCTAAAAACTCTAGTAGTTTTATTAACTGTATTACTAAGCCCTCAATTATTTGCTCATGCGCTATGGATAGAAACCAAAGCAACAGGTACAAAAGGAAAACCACAAGAAATTTCTATATACTTTGGGGAATTTTCAGATAACGATATTACTCCTGCTGCTAAATGGTTTTCTGATTTAAAAGATTTTTCATTGACTTTGATAAGTCCATCTAAAAAAGAAATTAAATTAACCCCAACTGCTTTAGACAAAAAATACCAAGCATTCTTTACTCCTGATGAAGATGGCGTATATACTGTAGTAATGCAACACACGGTAAAGGATGTATATGGTACAATGAAATTAGACTATAATTCAAGCGCGACAGTAGTTGTTGGTAACAAAACAGCAGGTAATACTGCTGAAGCAAACAAAAATACAATTCGATTGTTTTCTGAAAATGCTAATGTAGCAAAGAAAAACACAAAAATAACTGGTATTGCTTCGTATGATGGAGTTGCTGCCAAAAAACAAAAAATTAAAGTAATCGCACCTAATGGCTGGGAAAAAGAATTATATACTGATGAGAAAGGACAATTTGAATTTACACCAATTTGGTCTGGACAATATATGGTAGAGTTTGCTCACACTGAGAAAAGTGGTGGTGAGCATAATGGAAAAAAATATGATGAGATCTGGAAAATGGCTACTTATTCTATAGAGGTTAAATAA
- a CDS encoding DUF6265 family protein: MFQKITLIILLLAIVSCKKAESPEKDKIKAADWLIGKWENVTPQGTLTETWSKVNDSTFQGSSYFIKGKDTIHFETIKLQQKGEILTYNATVKGQNNDEPVAFELTASTEKGLVFENPKHDYPQKISYTKDANNTLTAEISGKLQGKLSSEKFVMVKK, from the coding sequence ATGTTTCAAAAAATTACCCTCATAATTCTTTTATTAGCTATTGTTTCTTGCAAAAAAGCTGAGTCTCCTGAGAAAGACAAAATAAAAGCTGCTGACTGGCTTATTGGAAAATGGGAGAATGTTACTCCACAAGGCACTTTAACTGAAACATGGAGTAAAGTAAATGATAGTACTTTTCAAGGAAGTTCTTATTTCATTAAAGGAAAAGACACGATTCATTTTGAAACAATCAAACTACAGCAAAAAGGAGAAATCTTAACTTATAACGCTACTGTAAAAGGGCAAAATAACGATGAACCAGTTGCTTTTGAGTTGACTGCCTCTACTGAAAAAGGATTGGTTTTCGAAAATCCAAAACACGATTATCCTCAAAAAATCAGCTATACAAAAGATGCTAATAATACTTTGACAGCAGAAATTTCAGGGAAACTTCAAGGAAAATTATCTTCGGAGAAGTTTGTTATGGTTAAGAAATAG